ACAATATGACTGTGGATACTATATTTATGTTGACTTTTATGTCTCACGCTACTGGCTCAATTCCCTGGCGGTTCTAACGCAATAATAAACCACGAAGTCGCCTGTCCAGTCCAAATACCTAGTCTTTACTTCCCTTCTACCCTATAGCTAATTACCGTTGCCATACAACACAACGATCAATCGAAATGGTGGAGGCAAAAGCCGAAAGTCCTGCGGATGTTCAACTTCCTGAGTACACAGCCGCAGAGGTCGCTTCGCATAACCGCAAAGATGATATCTGGATCATTGTTCATAACAAAGGTAGGACTCCGACTATCAGATTAAACTCGACATAACTAAGACAGAATAGTTTTCGATATCACAAACTATCTCCAAGATCATCCTGGTGGCGCAGAGATCCTCATAGAAACAGCGGGCACAGATGCCACGGAAGCGTTTGAAGACGTTGGCCATTCTGAGGACTCAGTAGAGATCATGGAGGAGTTTCTAATTGGCACTCTGAAAGGTGCTAGAGAATACGTCCCACCCAAGAAGGTCCAACTAGTTGCCCAGAAACCGGAGAGCCTGCCTCAATCATCTGGGAGCCGCCCGGTGGGAACAATTGCTGGTGTGCTGGGAGCATTGGCATCCGTACTTTATGTCTATCAACGGGGTACTTTTGGTTCCCTAGTTCCAAGAAATCAGTTTAGCCAACTGATCCCCCAGTACTTCAACGGACTCAGGATGCCTCGCGGTGGGTTCACCAATGGATTTCTTACGGCTGCAGCCATCTCTACGATAGTTGGCACAGCCGTGGCCCGTCAAGCAGCCAAATTTACCAAGATCGATTCGGGCTTTTTGCGCTACCCTCCACATATCAAAGCCCGAACGGTAATGAAAATTGACCCGCACTTGGCGAAAGGATTTCTGGATGCCAAAGAGTTCAAGAGTTTGCCTTTGGTTGAAAAGGATCAACTATCTCCTAATGTCTATCGATTCGTGTTCGCTTTGCCCAATTCTAAGGGCGTCATCGGGCTTCCTATTGGACAACACGTAGCTATCCGCGCAGTTGTCGATGGGGCGACGGTATCTCGATCATACACCCCGGTGTCAAACAACTTAGACCTCGGTCGCTTGGAGCTAGTCATCAAGTGTTACCCTGAAGGTCTTCTCACTGGTCGGTACCTCGCCAACTTGAACGTgggagatgaagttgagTTCCGGGGTCCCAAGGGAGCGATGCGTTACAGTAAGGGGCTCTGTACGAAGCTCGGCATGGTCGCTGGAGGAACAGGTATCACGCCTATGTATCAGCTCATTCGTGCCATCTGTGAGGATGAGCGGGACACGACTGAGATCAGCCTGATCTACGCCAACCGGACGGAAGCAGACATCCTGTTGAGGGACGAACTAGAGACGTTTGCGCGCAAATACCCCAAGAACTTCAAGCTTTGGTATATGCTGGATAGTGCCCCAGATGGCTGGGCCTACGGAACTGGCTTTGTGAACCAAGAAGTCCTTAGCCAACAATTACCGGGTCCGTCTGAGGATACTAAAGTCCTCCTGTGTGGGCCTCCCGGTATGGTCAACGTCACCAAGAAGACGTTGGCGGCCATGGGATTCCAAAAGGCGGGAGCGGTGTCGAAGATGAGCGACCAGGTTTTCTGTTTCTAATTATCATCTCTACTTTTGACTTCTTGTTTacttcccctctctctaGACGTGGGTTTCTATGGGCGGCTTCGATGTATATAGACAGTAATATCCATCAATATATTGCTTGAGAGGACTCTGTCTTTCTCTGCGCGACATCCGGGCGTCAacgaaaaaggaaatggtAGCCCGAAACCTTGAACCTCGTCTTGTGGCTTAGATATGCGATACCCACCAAAAGGGCTTTTCAAGTTCTCAAGACCGGCGTATCATTGCCCCTGGTTTCTGTCAGCCCATGTTGTGGTGGAGACCTCGTAGTGAAAAACTTGACAGCAAATGACAATGAAATGTGGACGCGTTGAGCCTTTACTTGAATAGGGTTAGTGACGGCACGGGATGAACGGTTTAGTAAGTTTAGTTGGCTGTCAATGCCCTACGTTGAGAGCAAACTGAATCATATCGACCCCTGGGAGGTCTATTATCTGACTGAAACTCTGATACAAGTAGGTAGTTACTATGTGCCTTTGCAAGCATATATAGTACAAACGTTTCAAATTCAAGTAACTCCAGTTAGTACCTTGTTTACGCAGTTCCTGGGCGTTTTCAATCAACCACCCTACTCCTAAGTACTAGAACAGCAGAGTTTCTATTTTCTAGCCTCTACCAATTACCTGGAAATTACAGGAGAAGGTACGACAAAAGGCCGAAAACAGACTAGAAAATTTGAATCAGGATTAGCGGTCGCTGGTTTCATGATGGGTGGAAAATACAATCCCAACCAAGTATAACTTCATCCACAGTACTATTGACAGCTTCGGTGTGTATCCGAGCGATGATTTTTGCCTCGGCTTGTCCCAATTTACGTGCACAATTTTATACTCCTCTGTCGAAAGGGGTTGAGAAGCTGGAACTTGACGTTGTTGGGCGCTAGAAAAAGTCCACCAACAAAACAGCCGAGGTACCTTTTCCTACTTTGGTTAGGCTGGTCGGCCATTCTATCCGTTGCTTTGATGGCATTTATGAAACATCCTGACTGTGTGGTGATAAATGTTCATCCACATTTTTGCACAGCGACACTGAAATTCATAATTGTGTATATTGAACTAAGGGGATAAGGGGGAAAGATAAAACCAAAACAACTAgtcaaaggaaaaggaaaatcaatgTGGGGCTGTATCGTGTTGTTATCTCTATGGCTACCATGATGTATCTGTTCAATCCATTCTGATAATAttggaacaagaaaaagcagaaacATGTACGGCATAACATTACCGTGGCTCCTCTCAAGCACATTCTATGGATTTCCCCTTCCCAAAGGTTCATTTCTTCCGATAATACGCAGCCCAGTAGTTGGGATATTTACATCTCCTCGGCGAtagttggatatatatcaGCGGCTAGCAAGGAATATCTTACGATGTTACTTAACGTAGCCATTAGATGGAGCGATATATATTGTCGAATTGAATGTTTATATTAACAAGCCCTGCATTAAGAAGATCCCAAAGGATTGCACTCATATCAGGAGTTCTATCGATCTGCGTTTCCTGGCCACAAAAAAAAGTAGTAGAAAgactggatgaagaagactaGCTCTACATTTCCTGGATCCCCTTCATGCAAGTGCCTGATGGTCTCA
This DNA window, taken from Aspergillus flavus chromosome 5, complete sequence, encodes the following:
- a CDS encoding putative cytochrome b5 reductase, whose protein sequence is MVEAKAESPADVQLPEYTAAEVASHNRKDDIWIIVHNKVFDITNYLQDHPGGAEILIETAGTDATEAFEDVGHSEDSVEIMEEFLIGTLKGAREYVPPKKVQLVAQKPESLPQSSGSRPVGTIAGVLGALASVLYVYQRGTFGSLVPRNQFSQLIPQYFNGLRMPRGGFTNGFLTAAAISTIVGTAVARQAAKFTKIDSGFLRYPPHIKARTVMKIDPHLAKGFLDAKEFKSLPLVEKDQLSPNVYRFVFALPNSKGVIGLPIGQHVAIRAVVDGATVSRSYTPVSNNLDLGRLELVIKCYPEGLLTGRYLANLNVGDEVEFRGPKGAMRYSKGLCTKLGMVAGGTGITPMYQLIRAICEDERDTTEISLIYANRTEADILLRDELETFARKYPKNFKLWYMLDSAPDGWAYGTGFVNQEVLSQQLPGPSEDTKVLLCGPPGMVNVTKKTLAAMGFQKAGAVSKMSDQVFCF